Proteins from a genomic interval of Syngnathus typhle isolate RoL2023-S1 ecotype Sweden linkage group LG15, RoL_Styp_1.0, whole genome shotgun sequence:
- the smpd1 gene encoding sphingomyelin phosphodiesterase, whose product MTQFPLPQLRFGLLTCALLLVLPLEVPCHPTLISGQPNLIMERLPMFKFNWTSISCRACQVLFTILDVALLSDLNEERVARAVGEACVRLHLADEQVCRDITELFRDDFIRALQESLLWPSEACGLLVGPACGKFDIYASWNITLPKDPKPPVKPPVPPKPGSPKSRVLFLTDIHWDREYVTGSAADCKEPLCCRNDSDSPKWRRREAGYWGTYSKCDLPLRTVGNLLENVARSGPWDWVYWTGDIPAHNVWSQTRKQQLSALTVITRLIQKHLGPNVTVYPAIGNHESTPVNSFPPPFVHGNRSAAWLYDTMADEWSKWLPKQTLKSLRYGGFYTTEIQPGLRLVSLNMNFCARENFWLMVNSTDPANQLQWLVHVLQASEDKGEKVHIIGHIPPGLCLGSWSWNYYHIINRYESTITGQFFGHTHFDEFQMFYDEETLNRPLGVAFISPSVTTYINLNPGYRVYYLDGNYQSSSRMVLDHETYILNLTEANYKLGEPQENPKWTLLYRATEAYGLSSLFPSDLDGLVRSFFGDDRLFRKFWYFRHKGHVSEPCEETCKTGILCFLKSGRYDLLQHCDFVNGVKVRKSLC is encoded by the exons ATGACACAGTTCCCCTTGCCGCAGCTCCGCTTTGGGCTGCTGACCTGCGCGCTGCTGCTCGTGTTACCTTTGGAGGTCCCCTGTCACCCGACACTGATCTCGGGTCAGCCAAATCTTATAATGGAGCGTCTGCCAATGTTCAAATTCAACTGGACCAGCATCTCCTGCCGCGCGTGTCAAGTCCTCTTCACCATTCTGGATGTGGCTCTCCTG AGCGACCTAAACGAAGAGCGAGTGGCCCGTGCCGTGGGCGAAGCCTGCGTGCGCCTCCACCTGGCCGATGAGCAAGTGTGTCGTGACATAACCGAGCTTTTCCGGGACGACTTCATCCGGGCCTTGCAGGAGTCCTTGCTGTGGCCGTCGGAGGCGTGCGGCCTGCTGGTGGGCCCCGCTTGCGGCAAGTTTGACATCTACGCCTCGTGGAACATTACTTTACCCAAGGACCCCAAGCCTCCCGTAAAACCACCTGTCCCGCCAAAACCCGGGTCGCCGAAGAGCAGGGTTCTGTTTCTCACGGACATCCACTGGGACAGa GAGTACGTGACTGGTAGTGCCGCAGACTGCAAGGAGCCTCTCTGCTGCCGTAATGACTCCGACTCCCCCAAGTGGCGACGCAGGGAAGCGGGCTACTGGGGAACATACAGCAAGTGTGACCTCCCGCTCAGGACGGTGGGAAACCTCCTGGAAAATGTAGCCAGGTCCGGACCCTGGGACTGGGTCTACTGGACGGGAGATATACCGGCCCACAACGTCTGGTCTCAAACTAGGAAACAACAACTGTCTGCACTTACTGTCATCACCAGGCTCATACAGAA ACACCTCGGGCCGAATGTGACGGTCTACCCTGCTATTGGAAATCACGAGAGCACACCGGTGAACAGCTTCCCACCTCCTTTCGTTCACGGCAACAGATCCGCCGCCTGGTTATATGACACCATGGCTGACGAGTGGTCAAAATGGCTGCCGAAGCAGACGTTGAAGTCGCTCAG ATACGGAGGATTTTACACAACTGAGATCCAGCCGGGTCTAAGGCTGGTGTCCCTCAATATGAACTTCTGCGCTCGGGAGAACTTCTGGCTCATGGTGAACTCCACCGACCCTGCCAACCAGCTCCAGTGGCTGGTTCATGTTCTTCAGGCCAGCGAAGACAAGGGAGAGAAG GTTCATATCATTGGTCATATTCCACCTGGTTTATGTTTGGGCAGCTGGAGTTGGAACTACTATCATATTATCAACAG ATATGAAAGTACCATCACGGGTCAGTTTTTTGGACACACACACTTCGATGAGTTCCAGATGTTTTACGACGAGGAGACCTTGAATCGTCCACTGGGCGTTGCGTTCATTTCTCCCAGTGTGACCACCTACATTAATTTAAACCCAG GTTATCGTGTCTACTACCTCGATGGAAACTACCAAAGCAGCTCCAGGATGGTTTTGGACCACGAGACCTATATCCTCAACTTGACTGAGGCTAACTACAAATTGGGAGAGCCCCAAGAGAACCCCAAGTGGACTCTGCTGTACCGCGCCACCGAGGCTTACGGGCTGTCCAGCCTTTTCCCCTCCGACTTGGACGGGCTGGTGCGGAGCTTCTTCGGGGACGACCGCCTCTTCCGGAAATTCTGGTACTTCCGACATAAGGGGCACGTTTCCGAGCCGTGCGAGGAGACGTGCAAAACTGGCATCTTGTGCTTTTTGAAAAGCGGCAGGTACGACTTGCTGCAGCACTGTGATTTCGTTAATGGTGTCAAAGTGAGGAAAAGTCTGTGTTAG